In Prunus dulcis chromosome 2, ALMONDv2, whole genome shotgun sequence, a single genomic region encodes these proteins:
- the LOC117619608 gene encoding uncharacterized protein LOC117619608, whose product METRGFRRIFSFSGQALFNHLDHIAGFVLERLSQREFEFICILGLCKIEACDFFVFWVSARLKLVNMAGESSSNLPAGWVQGTERKEDGTKVKYFVHLGRGVRVNSVEDMLHYKNSESGENNPKQTGGRTKVSHQFCSRCKEVGHDIFLCPLAQQAAITKPTARSLSGRVTVARTRKSPRCSKCGKIGHNCRSCHQPPKSPESPKPM is encoded by the exons ATGGAGACACGTGGCTTCAGACGCATCTTTTCCTTCTCCGGGCAGGCTCTTTTTAATCACCTAGATCATATTGCAGGCTTCGTGCTTGAAAGATTGTCCCAGAGAGAGTTTGagtttatttgtattttgggTCTCTGCAAGATTGAAGCTTgtgatttttttgtgttttgggtCTCTGCAAGATTGAAGCTTGTGAACATGGCTGGTGAGAGCTCGAGCAATCTTCCCGCTGGTTGGGTTCAGGGAACTGAGAGAAAAGAGGATGGAACTAAGGTTAAG TATTTTGTGCATTTGGGAAGAGGAGTACGAGTAAACTCAGTGGAAGATATGCTCCATTACAAGAATAGCGAATCAGGGGAAAATAATCCCAAGCAG ACTGGAGGCCGCACCAAAGTCAGCCATCAATTCTGCAGTAGGTGCAAGGAAGTTGGCCACGATATCTTCCTTTGCCCCTTAGCG CAACAAGCGGCAATCACGAAACCTACTGCACGCAGCCTGAGTGGGCGTGTGACAGTGGCCAGAACAAGAAAGTCGCCACGCTGTAGTAAGTGTGGTAAAATAGGGCACAACTGTAGAAGTTGTCATCAACCTCCCAAATCTCCAGAGTCCCCCAAGCCTATGTAA
- the LOC117617647 gene encoding digalactosyldiacylglycerol synthase 2, chloroplastic isoform X3: MDKKRQIAIFTTASLPWMTGTAVNPLFRAAYLAKDGERIVTLVIPWLSLKDQKLVYPNNITFSSPAEQETYVRHWVDERTGFKSDFGILFYPGKFSLDKRSILAVGDISERIPDEKADIAILEEPEHLTWYHHGKRWKIKFQLVVGIVHTNYLEYVRREKNGRMQAFLLKYINNWVVSIYCHKVIRLSAATQDYPKSIICNVHGVNPKFLEIGKKKLEQQQNGIQAFTKGAYYIGKMVWSKGYKELLDLLRDNQKELTGLEVDLYGTGEDSDQVQETAKRLELAVRVHPGRDHADLLFHDYKVFLNPSTTDVVCTTTAEALAMGKIVVCANHPSNEFFKQFPNCRTYDNGDGFVKLTRHALAEEPAQLTDAQRHELSWEAATERFLRVTELDQEFTRKLSKSPTKNFMSASLGLSSSMEGASAYVHHVASGFEATRRIFGAIPKSLQPDEEQCKELGLPIPAGCTCNR, translated from the exons ATGGATAAGAAGCGGCAAATTGCGATATTCACTACTGCAAGCCTTCCATGGATGACTGGAACTGCAGTCAACCCTCTATTCCGTGCAGCCTATCTTGCAAAAGACGGGGAGAGAATCGTTACTTTGGTCATTCCTTGGTTATCATTGAAAGACCAAAAACTAGTATATCCCAACAACATCACGTTCAGCTCACCAGCAGAGCAGGAGACTTATGTCCGTCACTGGGTTGATGAGAGGACTGGATTCAAATCTGACTTTGGTATACTTTTTTATCCTGGAAAG TTTTCTTTAGATAAAAGGAGCATTCTTGCTGTTGGAGATATTTCGGAAAGAATCCCTGATGAAAAAGCAGATATTGCCATCCTCGAGGAGCCAGAGCACCTTACGTGGTATCATCATGGGAAGAGATGGAAAATTAAATTTCAGCTCGTTGTAGGAATTGTGCATACCAATTATTTGGAATATGTGAGAAGGGAGAAGAATGGAAGAATGCAAGCATTTCttctaaaatatattaataattgGGTTGTCAGTATATATTGTCACAAG GTAATCAGATTATCTGCTGCCACCCAGGATTATCCTAAATCCATAATTTGCAATGTTCATGGAGTCAACCCCAAGTTTCTTGAGATAGGCAAGAAAAAGCTAGAGCAACAACAAAATGGAATCCAGGCCTTCACCAAAGGTGCCTACTACATTGGGAAGATGGTGTGGAGCAAAGGCTACAAGGAGCTACTCGATCTTCTTCGTGATAATCAAAAGGAATTAACTGGACTTGAGGTCGATTTATATGGAACTGGGGAGGACTCTGATCAAGTTCAAGAAACTGCTAAAAGATTGGAACTGGCTGTTAGAGTCCACCCCGGACGTGACCATGCTGATCTTCTATTTCATGA TTATAAAGTGTTTCTCAATCCAAGCACCACAGACGTGGTTTGCACCACCACGGCAGAAGCATTGGCAATGGGTAAAATTGTTGTATGTGCCAATCACCCCTCAAATGAATTCTTCAAGCAGTTCCCAAATTGCCGAACATATGACAATGGTGATGGGTTTGTTAAGCTCACACGGCATGCACTTGCTGAAGAGCCTGCCCAGCTGACTGATGCACAGAGGCATGAGCTTTCATGGGAGGCTGCCACAGAACGGTTTTTAAGGGTTACCGAGCTAGACCAGGAATTTACAAGGAAACTGTCAAAAAGTCCTACAAAGAACTTTATGTCTGCATCATTGGGGCTGTCGAGTAGCATGGAGGGTGCATCGGCATATGTGCATCATGTGGCTTCTGGTTTTGAAGCAACACGAAGGATATTCGGTGCAATCCCAAAGAGTTTACAACCAGATGAAGAACAATGTAAGGAGCTTGGGCTGCCTATACCTGCAG GCTGCACTTGCAACCGCTAA
- the LOC117617647 gene encoding digalactosyldiacylglycerol synthase 2, chloroplastic isoform X2 translates to MDKKRQIAIFTTASLPWMTGTAVNPLFRAAYLAKDGERIVTLVIPWLSLKDQKLVYPNNITFSSPAEQETYVRHWVDERTGFKSDFGILFYPGKFSLDKRSILAVGDISERIPDEKADIAILEEPEHLTWYHHGKRWKIKFQLVVGIVHTNYLEYVRREKNGRMQAFLLKYINNWVVSIYCHKVIRLSAATQDYPKSIICNVHGVNPKFLEIGKKKLEQQQNGIQAFTKGAYYIGKMVWSKGYKELLDLLRDNQKELTGLEVDLYGTGEDSDQVQETAKRLELAVRVHPGRDHADLLFHDYKVFLNPSTTDVVCTTTAEALAMGKIVVCANHPSNEFFKQFPNCRTYDNGDGFVKLTRHALAEEPAQLTDAQRHELSWEAATERFLRVTELDQEFTRKLSKSPTKNFMSASLGLSSSMEGASAYVHHVASGFEATRRIFGAIPKSLQPDEEQCKELGLPIPAGHAYLATEESKSSGVEG, encoded by the exons ATGGATAAGAAGCGGCAAATTGCGATATTCACTACTGCAAGCCTTCCATGGATGACTGGAACTGCAGTCAACCCTCTATTCCGTGCAGCCTATCTTGCAAAAGACGGGGAGAGAATCGTTACTTTGGTCATTCCTTGGTTATCATTGAAAGACCAAAAACTAGTATATCCCAACAACATCACGTTCAGCTCACCAGCAGAGCAGGAGACTTATGTCCGTCACTGGGTTGATGAGAGGACTGGATTCAAATCTGACTTTGGTATACTTTTTTATCCTGGAAAG TTTTCTTTAGATAAAAGGAGCATTCTTGCTGTTGGAGATATTTCGGAAAGAATCCCTGATGAAAAAGCAGATATTGCCATCCTCGAGGAGCCAGAGCACCTTACGTGGTATCATCATGGGAAGAGATGGAAAATTAAATTTCAGCTCGTTGTAGGAATTGTGCATACCAATTATTTGGAATATGTGAGAAGGGAGAAGAATGGAAGAATGCAAGCATTTCttctaaaatatattaataattgGGTTGTCAGTATATATTGTCACAAG GTAATCAGATTATCTGCTGCCACCCAGGATTATCCTAAATCCATAATTTGCAATGTTCATGGAGTCAACCCCAAGTTTCTTGAGATAGGCAAGAAAAAGCTAGAGCAACAACAAAATGGAATCCAGGCCTTCACCAAAGGTGCCTACTACATTGGGAAGATGGTGTGGAGCAAAGGCTACAAGGAGCTACTCGATCTTCTTCGTGATAATCAAAAGGAATTAACTGGACTTGAGGTCGATTTATATGGAACTGGGGAGGACTCTGATCAAGTTCAAGAAACTGCTAAAAGATTGGAACTGGCTGTTAGAGTCCACCCCGGACGTGACCATGCTGATCTTCTATTTCATGA TTATAAAGTGTTTCTCAATCCAAGCACCACAGACGTGGTTTGCACCACCACGGCAGAAGCATTGGCAATGGGTAAAATTGTTGTATGTGCCAATCACCCCTCAAATGAATTCTTCAAGCAGTTCCCAAATTGCCGAACATATGACAATGGTGATGGGTTTGTTAAGCTCACACGGCATGCACTTGCTGAAGAGCCTGCCCAGCTGACTGATGCACAGAGGCATGAGCTTTCATGGGAGGCTGCCACAGAACGGTTTTTAAGGGTTACCGAGCTAGACCAGGAATTTACAAGGAAACTGTCAAAAAGTCCTACAAAGAACTTTATGTCTGCATCATTGGGGCTGTCGAGTAGCATGGAGGGTGCATCGGCATATGTGCATCATGTGGCTTCTGGTTTTGAAGCAACACGAAGGATATTCGGTGCAATCCCAAAGAGTTTACAACCAGATGAAGAACAATGTAAGGAGCTTGGGCTGCCTATACCTGCAG GACATGCTTATTTGGCTACCGAGGAATCCAAATCAAGTGGTGTAGAAGGGTAG
- the LOC117617647 gene encoding digalactosyldiacylglycerol synthase 2, chloroplastic isoform X1, whose amino-acid sequence MDKKRQIAIFTTASLPWMTGTAVNPLFRAAYLAKDGERIVTLVIPWLSLKDQKLVYPNNITFSSPAEQETYVRHWVDERTGFKSDFGILFYPGKFSLDKRSILAVGDISERIPDEKADIAILEEPEHLTWYHHGKRWKIKFQLVVGIVHTNYLEYVRREKNGRMQAFLLKYINNWVVSIYCHKVIRLSAATQDYPKSIICNVHGVNPKFLEIGKKKLEQQQNGIQAFTKGAYYIGKMVWSKGYKELLDLLRDNQKELTGLEVDLYGTGEDSDQVQETAKRLELAVRVHPGRDHADLLFHDYKVFLNPSTTDVVCTTTAEALAMGKIVVCANHPSNEFFKQFPNCRTYDNGDGFVKLTRHALAEEPAQLTDAQRHELSWEAATERFLRVTELDQEFTRKLSKSPTKNFMSASLGLSSSMEGASAYVHHVASGFEATRRIFGAIPKSLQPDEEQCKELGLPIPAVSGHAYLATEESKSSGVEG is encoded by the exons ATGGATAAGAAGCGGCAAATTGCGATATTCACTACTGCAAGCCTTCCATGGATGACTGGAACTGCAGTCAACCCTCTATTCCGTGCAGCCTATCTTGCAAAAGACGGGGAGAGAATCGTTACTTTGGTCATTCCTTGGTTATCATTGAAAGACCAAAAACTAGTATATCCCAACAACATCACGTTCAGCTCACCAGCAGAGCAGGAGACTTATGTCCGTCACTGGGTTGATGAGAGGACTGGATTCAAATCTGACTTTGGTATACTTTTTTATCCTGGAAAG TTTTCTTTAGATAAAAGGAGCATTCTTGCTGTTGGAGATATTTCGGAAAGAATCCCTGATGAAAAAGCAGATATTGCCATCCTCGAGGAGCCAGAGCACCTTACGTGGTATCATCATGGGAAGAGATGGAAAATTAAATTTCAGCTCGTTGTAGGAATTGTGCATACCAATTATTTGGAATATGTGAGAAGGGAGAAGAATGGAAGAATGCAAGCATTTCttctaaaatatattaataattgGGTTGTCAGTATATATTGTCACAAG GTAATCAGATTATCTGCTGCCACCCAGGATTATCCTAAATCCATAATTTGCAATGTTCATGGAGTCAACCCCAAGTTTCTTGAGATAGGCAAGAAAAAGCTAGAGCAACAACAAAATGGAATCCAGGCCTTCACCAAAGGTGCCTACTACATTGGGAAGATGGTGTGGAGCAAAGGCTACAAGGAGCTACTCGATCTTCTTCGTGATAATCAAAAGGAATTAACTGGACTTGAGGTCGATTTATATGGAACTGGGGAGGACTCTGATCAAGTTCAAGAAACTGCTAAAAGATTGGAACTGGCTGTTAGAGTCCACCCCGGACGTGACCATGCTGATCTTCTATTTCATGA TTATAAAGTGTTTCTCAATCCAAGCACCACAGACGTGGTTTGCACCACCACGGCAGAAGCATTGGCAATGGGTAAAATTGTTGTATGTGCCAATCACCCCTCAAATGAATTCTTCAAGCAGTTCCCAAATTGCCGAACATATGACAATGGTGATGGGTTTGTTAAGCTCACACGGCATGCACTTGCTGAAGAGCCTGCCCAGCTGACTGATGCACAGAGGCATGAGCTTTCATGGGAGGCTGCCACAGAACGGTTTTTAAGGGTTACCGAGCTAGACCAGGAATTTACAAGGAAACTGTCAAAAAGTCCTACAAAGAACTTTATGTCTGCATCATTGGGGCTGTCGAGTAGCATGGAGGGTGCATCGGCATATGTGCATCATGTGGCTTCTGGTTTTGAAGCAACACGAAGGATATTCGGTGCAATCCCAAAGAGTTTACAACCAGATGAAGAACAATGTAAGGAGCTTGGGCTGCCTATACCTGCAG TTTCAGGACATGCTTATTTGGCTACCGAGGAATCCAAATCAAGTGGTGTAGAAGGGTAG